TACTCAGACCCCTCCCCTGATCACCCAAGCATCCATTCCATTGCTGGGCTCCTCACTCACAGTTATGATCTGAGCGTTGAGTTCTGCTGTCAGGACTGCTGAATTTGGTTTGGCGACAAAAAGTCCATGAAATGCTTGCATCGCGCACGCCGTCACCATCTGAAACAGAAAGAGGATGACATGGGAACTTGCCCGGTAGGTGCAGAGAATCTTCAGGGCTgacgagggtctgcgggggaggtggggtggcgagggtctgcgggggagggcAGAGCCCAAAGATCAGCACAGGgcagagccagagggcagcacaggGAAGGGCAGAGCCAGGGAACAGCACAGGAGAGGGCAGAGCCAGGGAACAGCACAGGGAAGGGCAGAGCCAGGGAACAGCACAGGGGAGGGCAGAGCCAGGGAACAGCACAGGGAAGGGCAGAGCCAGGGAACAGCACAGGGGAGGGCAGAGCCAGGGAACAGCACAGGGGAGGGCAGAGCCAGGGAACAGCACAGGGGAGGGCAGAGCCAGGGAACAGCACAGGGGAGGGCAGAGCCAGGGAACAGCACAGGGAAGGGCAGGGCCCAGAGAGCAGGCAACATAAAACTGAAAATATTGCCTCCATTGAAAAAAGAGGCCCCAAAGAATAAACATTAATGCAAAACATCTTTCAGCAGGGTGGCTTAACGCAAGGAGTTACTGAGTCGCATTCAAACAGAAAATGAACGAATATCTGAAGGAGGATGAATCGTCGGGATACTGGGAAAGACACGGGGAGTGGGACTAACTGAGAAAGACACGGGGAGCAGGACTAACTGGGAAAGACATGGGGAGCAGGACTAACTGGGAAAGACACGGGGAGCAGGACTAACTGGGAAAGACACGGGATGTGGGACTAACTGGGAAAGACACGGGATGTGGGACCTAACTGGGAAAGACACGGGATGTGGGACTAACTGGGAAAGACACGGGGAGTGGGATTAACTGGGAAAGACACGGGGGGGCGGGACTAACTGGGAAAGACACGGGGagtgggattaactgggttgctcttGAGCAGAGATGTCGATTCAATGACCAGAATGGCTTCTCTGATTAATAAAATTAGTCAATTACCACATGATTGAGAGTCATGACCCTGAGCAGAATCTCACAGCACGACTTTACACAACTGACAGGGAAACTCGGGAGGACATCCTTCAGCAAACCCAACACGTGCAGAGCTGTGGTACCCTCTCCACTGCCTGTAAGAAACAAACACAACAATTCACAAAATGGGCATTTTACTCAGCACTCCATAATCCAAACAGCACCACCTCACCCACAGAGCTCCAAAAGGGTCCTCAGTCACCCCGTCCCCACAAACCTCCAAACTCCTCAATCTCCTTTATGCAGAATCTGGCTGTTGATTGTGcggcagggtggtgggggggtgccaGGTCTCCAAACATGAAGTCACATCCCTTTAGCACAGAGCAGATTCCGCGATGTGCCTCCTTCCGGACCTGGGTGGGAGAGAAGACAGTCAGCAACAGCCCAGAATTACACTGCCTgcagctcccaccacacacacagtatCTGCTTGGTTACACACACTATCTCTTTAATCTAGGCCTGTTCCTTTAGACTGGAAATTTGCTCACCTCACTGGTTGTtaaggggaggggggcagagaattacagaccggttagcctaacataTGATGTTGGAAATTAGTAGAGTCCACATTTAAGGATAGGGTGAAAAGCTGAAACTGTTGGGCTGTGAGAGCTAGCATGGATTTGAAAACAGCAGAGCATCGCTAACAAACCTAACTAGTCACTTCTTCAAAACGTTCAAATCAGTGGATTGCAGAATGTCTATGGATAAAATTTCCATAGATTCTGAAAACATCCGATAAAGTTCTTCATTGAGGACGGAGCTAAAATTGAAGCTGAAGGAACTGAAAACAAATGATTGATCTGGTCAGAAAAGTGATTGGATTTTGTCTAATGTCCCGTGTactgaggtacggtgaaaagtatttttctgcgagcagctcaacagatcattaagtagatgggaagaaaaggaaataaaagaaaatacataatagggcaacacaaggttcacaatgtaactatataagcactggcatcgggtgaagcatacagggtgtagtgttaatgaggtcagtccataagagggtcatttaggagtctggtaacagtgtgtGACTGGGGAGAATGTTGAGATAATGGTggcggagtccagaactagggattatAGTTTGAGAatacggggtaaaccttttaggactgaggtgaggagaaatttcttcacccagtgagtgatgAAGCTGTTGGatttactaccacagaaagtagttgaggccaaaatgttgtgtaatttcaagaaggaattagatatagctcttggggctaaagggatcaaagaatatggcggggggggggggggggggggggagaggcaggatcagggtattgatgatcagccatgatcatactgaatggcagagcgggctcgaagggccgaatggcctcctcctgcttctatttcctatgtttgAATGTTTCTATAATGGACAGAATGTGATTATTGGGAGTCCTGCAAAGATGTGTGTTGGTGCCTCAATTATTCATTAACAACCGAGATGACAGGGTAcaaattcacagatgacacaaaggcTGCATTGTAAGCTGTGTAGATGGAAGCATTAAGATCACAGAGATACTGAGAGCAAAGACTCAACAGACCAGTGACATGGATCATCAACATGGCCTGAACAGGTTGGAAAATGCAAAGCCCTGGTTAGATCATACCTGGAGTGTTACTGTGAACAGTTCGGAGCACCCGAGGAAGAAAATATTGGCCTTGGAAGTGCaacgtagatttaccagaatgatcctGGACTCCAAGGGTCCTTCGACAAGAGACCATACAAACTCGGGTTATATTCCTTGGAATCTGCAAAGTCAGGGAATGATTCGATCCAAGTTTTTAAGATATTAAGGAGAAAAAACGAGGCCCAGTAGAGAGAAACTATTTGTGCTGGTAGTCAGTCTCAGGACAGAGTGTAAATGTTAGAGCCAGACCTTTGAGGAATGAAATTAGCAAACATTTCTCCACACACAGGAGTGGGAGTTTGGAACTGCCGCCTGCAAACGGCGACTGTTGCTACATTAAAAGTTACTTTTAAACCTGCAATTGATGGATTTCTGTGAACCCCTATGCGCCACAGTCCCTGCTCAGTTCATCCCCTGTAACCCACAACCTGTGTGGCACCCATACCACCAACTGGCAGCACCAAACACTGACCTTGGCTTCCCCAACCCATTGGCCCCTCTGCCACCAGTCCATTTCTATTGCTGTCTGTAGTCAGATGGGTTATGAACaattctacaatcaacactcgaacatctcgacaacaaggccaCCTACGTAAGTCTGCTGTTcagagactacagctctgccttcaacaccattatcgcaacaagactaataaccaaactctgcaaccttggacttgacccctccctgtacagctggatcctcgacttcctcaccaacagaccgcaatctgtcaggataggcaacagcacctcctccacaatagtcctcaaaaccggagccccgcaaggatgtgtgctcagtctactgtactccctatacacacatgacagtgtggcaagatttaactccaacttaatctataagtttgcggatgatacgactgtggtgggccgcatctcaaacaacgacgaatcagactacagaagggagataaatcacttggttgcacggtgtaccgaaaacaacctctctctaaatgttggaaagaccaagcaactgatcatcgacttcaggaagcgcagcacgacacacactcccgtctgcatcaatggctccgaagtggagatggtcgatagctttaagttcctgggggtcaccatcaccaacagtctgtcctggtccactcacattgatgcaacagtcaagaaagcccaacaacgtctctacttccgacggaagctaaagaaattcggcatgtctgcatcgactctcacaaacttctacagatgtgcgatagagagcatcctatccggctgcatcacagcctggtatggcaactgctcggtccaagatcgcaagaaactgcagagtgtggtgaactcagcccaccgcatcacacaagctcgccacccccacattgattctgtctacacctcccgctgtctcacgaaggcagacagcattatcagagacccctcccacccaggcattgccttcttccagacccttccatcaggaaaaaggtacagaagtttgaaaacccgcacatccagacataggaacagcttcttccccacagctacaagactcctcaacgactccccctcggactgatctgttccctgtaagacactattcacgacgccctatgctgctcttgttcatgtatttgctttgtttggccccttgttccgcactgcaaccaaacactgtttgtcgatgtaccatttgtcaatgtactctgtcgatttttTTTtgactactgtgtacgttccctcggccacagaaaaatacttttcactgtacttcagtacatgtgacaataaatcaaatcatcatcaccccATTAGCCAAGTCATTTCATCACCTCAGATTGTGAATGACCAACTCACCTTTGGTTTGACATGTACTGTGAAACTGAGGAGGCCATGGTAAACTTGGAGTGTCGAGGGGAAGCTCCACACAGCCAAATCTTGTTTGCGCAGCAGTGTGGAGAGGCACGAGAGAATCTGTCAGACAAGGAAACAAGGCCAGATCACAATGAAAACTCTACACGGTTACACCAGCGAACAAACACCATTGGGGAACAGAGAAACAGATCACACCCACCCATCGTAGTGCTGCCGTGGATCCTGCACCCGTCTGAGAAGCCAAGAGATTCATAAAGACTTTTGCTGTGTCTGAGAACTTCTTTATTAGAACAGGACTTGGAACACTGCAATCCATAAGCAGAATAATTATCCAGCTGGATTCATAAGACACATTCACAATTACAGCACAAGCACCAAGCAATTGGaacaggaggccaatcggcccctcGATCCTCCTCTGCCGTTCAATAAGGTAACAATGATCTTCCACATCAAATTCACCTTCCTCTTCTACCCcaatattacatagattacatagaacatacaatgcagaaggaggccattcggcccatcgagtctgcaccgacccacattaatccctcacttccaccctatccccgcaacccaataacccctcccaacccttatggacactacgggcaatttttagcatggccaatccacctaacctgcacgtctttggactgtgggaggaaaccggagcacccggagaaaacccacgcagacacggggagaacgtgcagactccgcacagacagtgacccagcggggaatcgaacctgggaccctggcgctgtgaagccacagtgctatccacttgtgctaccgtgctgcccacaatatttCTCACTTCCCTTCTATCCAGATCACATGCAAGAACTGAGCATGCACAGTCTTCTGGGATAGAGAtttgcaaagattcacaaccttctgacaGAAGACGCCTCtctggaagcagagagtaggcataaatgtctTTTTTTAGGTTTGTTTGCAAGGTGTAAAACGGATGAGTGAAGGGCAAGGATGGATATGTGTAATTGTGATATAATAGCCATCATGGAGACGTGGATGAGgatggggcaggattggcagctcaacatcccgagATGTAGAATCTTCagacgagacaaaggagggggtaAAACATGAggtggcattgcattattagttaaggagtcagttccTGAGGTAAGgaaagatgatgggcgggattctccgacccccgccggttttcgggcggggacgggGTTTACGCCGCGCCAGCGGGGGGcctgttggcagccccccccccccccccccggcaattcgccgggccccgatgggccaagtggccgcccgtttaagGCCagccccaccggcgtgaaatggacatggtccatcacggcgggacctggcttgtcgatcATCTAGcagggtcctcaggggggcgcgcggggatccggccccggggggggggggggggccacagtgaCCTGGCTcgcaattggggcccactgatctgcgggcgagcctgtgccgtggggccactctttccctccgGCGCCGGCATAGCCCCCGGAagagcggaggattccgcaacgtccgggtggcccgacgccggagtggtcctcTCCTTTCTTGGCGCCGGGCCACCCCGCCCGATATCTTGGAGGagacatcaaatgaagctttgtgggtagatctTAGGAATAAAAAGGGACAGCTACGATGCTGGGTGTTTATTATGGACCCCCAGATAGTTAGCGGGAaactgaggagcaaatatgtgcgtcATTCACGGAATgtgaaaaataataatagggttatTATATCAGGTGATTTCATCTTTCCCAACAGTTATTTGGAAAGTcactgtgttaagggcttagatggagtggagttcttaaaatggatACAGAACATTTTAGGGCATTTtgtagaggatccaacaagggatggtgcagggctggacctaattctggggaatgaagccagacaggtggttgatgtgttggtgtgggagcattttggtgatagcgaccacaacatggttcaatttaaatttgttatggacaaagaaatagacaagttgtaaaagaaggttttggattgggggagaccggattttagtaaaataaggcaggatctggccaaggtaaacAGGAAAAGGTtactgtggggaaatctacagaagagcagtgaggGGTGTTCAAAGAGAAAATGGGGGTggtacaggtccaacatgttccctctagagtgataggaaggagtaacaagcccagagaaccatgaatgaccagagatattcaggattcaGTGAAAAGGAAAAGAGGATTTTAGCAAGTTCAAGGGGAGTGAATCAGCCGAGCCATTAGTGAagggcaggatggagcttaagaaagcaattaggagagaaaagaggggatatgagaaaacgctggctggtaaaagtaggaaaaatcccaaaacattttatAAGTCTATCAACgggagtatacaaattggcaagtcgtgctgcagctgtacagaaccttagttaggccacatttggaatataatgttcaattctggtcaccaaactccagagagggtacagaagaggtttaccagaatgttgcctggcctggtgggaattagctatgaggagaggagggcggtacggtggggcagtggtgagcactgctgcctcgcggcgccaaggacccaggttcaatcctggccccgggtcactgtccgtgcggagtttgcacattctcccagagtctgcgtgggtctcacccccacaacccaaaaggacgtGCAGGGaagttggattgaccatgctaaattgccctttaattggaaaaaaattattgggtactctcaatttatttttaaaaagctatgaTGAggctggataaacttggattgttttcactggagcaacggaggttgaggggcgacctgataaagagggttacaaaattatgaggggcatggacagtgtggatagtcagacacttttcccagggtggaaaagtcaattactaggggacataggtttatggtgcgagggggaaaatttcgaggagatgtgcgaggcaggtttttttacacagggtggtgagtgcctggaacgcgctgccaggggagcatcataaaatcatgctgactgtCTAATCAATATTCAAACTGCCCCATTACCAATGGATTCCTGACtggtgtcaggctaactggcctgcaatctcgctctccctctcctttgTTGAATGGTGGTATTATACCTGCTCCTTCCCAATCCACTGGGAATCATTCCAGAATCCGGTGAATCTTCAAAATTCACGGTCAATGCATTCACTATTTTTGTTGCTCAGCCATTCACGGTATCAGGTTCATTGGATTTATTGACTTGAACTCCCATtaagtgcggcacggtagcacagtggttagcagcgccGGGGTCACAGATTTGATtcccggtctgggtcactgtctgtgcggagtctgcacgttctccccgtgtctgcgtgggtttcctccaggtgctcctatttcctcccacaagtcctgaaagacgtgctcgttaggtgaattggacattctgaattctccctctgtgacccgaacaggcgccagagtgtggcgacgaggggcttttcacagtaacttcattgcagtgttaatgtaagcctacttgtgacattcataaagattatcattaatttTGCCAATCCTTTTACTAATTGCCTTAAAATTAATTTTATTTTATGCACCAATGCCCCAGCAGAATTCTGCAATATTTGGACTTACCGTTTCATTACCAAATTCAGCAGGTAGGCTATGGCCGCAACAGATTCCTCGGATTCCACCGCTTCCAATGTAGTCATCTGCCAGAGAGATACAAGCATGAAGTCAGGCTGGGGACTCATACAGCTGTCAGAATCACTGCCTCCTACCCAGCAACAATTAATCACAACCTGCCTTATGCTCGAAGATCTTTACCTGGTCCATGAGTTCCATAACCGTAAACTTTTCACTACACATCTTGCTTCATCCAGCACACTCCTGTGGGACTAGGATAAATGTGACTCCAGAAATCCCAATATGGCTAATTGTACTTCTGATTGGCAAATAAACAATGAATAACAGACCCTGTCATTGGGTCTCTTATCACACTGCAAACAAGTGAACTTTAGCCTTTTTCTGTTAATTAAACATACCCTTAACTTTGCAGATTGTATGCCCAGCCTGCAATGTCTTCACTGAGGATGGCTGGCAATATCTATTGGACAAAACGGGAGCATGGCTAATTCACTGATTATGTAAAACCCTGTTCCCATGTGCAATCCATAGTCCGAAAGACAACCCACTCGGCATTCCCTGACCGCTCAAAGAGATCAGCCCAGAATGATTTCCGCATGCGCCCACACATACCAAAAGGAAAAAGGTTAGAAACTGATGGAAAACAACTGGATCTGAAATGTGCCTCGTCTGTGAAGAAACATTTTTTTAAGCAGTCATCTTGCAGGTAAAAACAGGAGCCCGGGGTAAAAACTTACCAAAGCTGCAAAAtattctgtctctgtctcattcccACCTTGCGAGCGGATCACCTCAGTAACAGCAGCCAAAACAGCACAGATCTGGGGAAAAACATAGAGAGTGACTGACGTCAGTGTGAACTGTCTCAGTTCACACTCTCCACAAACTGCCTGTTTATAGACACTGAGCACAATACAGTGTAGAGTGAGCGAGGAGAGACCCAGTGTGTGAACACAATGAGTAGAGTGTATGAACAGGCAGTGTCCTTGCTCATGGTCAACCCGAGTGTGATAGCGACACTGATTGCCCAGGGTTACAGAttaagatccgcagccacagaatgCCTCCAGTACCTGGCCCCGGGAAACTCTCTTCTACACTCACCTCTTTGTGAGCTGCTGAGTTGGATTCCCAGAAACGTTGGACTCGGCTAAACGTCATGTTGCTGCAGTCAGACAGGCCACTGAGGAAGGTGGCAGAGGATTTTTCTGTGGGCGCACCATCCTCGCACTCAACAAACGGCTCTGCTGACGAAGTCTCTCGTGGACCAAATGATAAACTGTTGGACTGGAGTTCATTG
The window above is part of the Scyliorhinus torazame isolate Kashiwa2021f unplaced genomic scaffold, sScyTor2.1 scaffold_1816, whole genome shotgun sequence genome. Proteins encoded here:
- the LOC140407693 gene encoding RRP12-like protein, which codes for MARSGRLRSGVKPKLKRWRKGQSSESNPESCRHREAARSRFFSRAAGKSDLTVDVLKLHNELQSNSLSFGPRETSSAEPFVECEDGAPTEKSSATFLSGLSDCSNMTFSRVQRFWESNSAAHKEICAVLAAVTEVIRSQGGNETETEYFAALMTTLEAVESEESVAAIAYLLNLVMKRVPSPVLIKKFSDTAKVFMNLLASQTGAGSTAALRWILSCLSTLLRKQDLAVWSFPSTLQVYHGLLSFTVHVKPKVRKEAHRGICSVLKGCDFMFGDLAPPHHPAAQSTARFCIKEIEEFGGSGEGTTALHVLGLLKDVLPSFPVSCVKSCCEILLRVMTLNHVMVTACAMQAFHGLFVAKPNSAVLTAELNAQIITALYDYLPNVSDLQPILAWLIVMEKAHINLCRLQGLLCLAHLPRLFSTAVSCLLSPQYQLMAAAADTMK